DNA sequence from the Vicia villosa cultivar HV-30 ecotype Madison, WI linkage group LG3, Vvil1.0, whole genome shotgun sequence genome:
AGAGCGAATTGATTAACCAAGAATTTATGACGATGCATTAATGACTTACAACGAATCTATATCCAATATTTATTTTCTGGGCTtgctaattgatttaaaattagcTGACCATCGATTGGAGCTCTATGCCAATCGATTGACTCATTAATTTTCCCATGGattatttttttcgttttttttttcaacTCCTATATAAAAGGAGGCTCGCCTCCACTTCATTACTCACAACTTTTCAATGTTtaacattttctttgaaatttatctCTTTAATTCCTTTATCTCTCTCTAGAAAATATTTCTTTCACTTGATATTACCTTAGTGCTTGTAAGTAAGGTTTTGCTTGTGAGGAAGAATTTTTGTAAGTAGTTGTGTTGTTTGTTTAACTCTTGAGAGTGTGATACTCTTGAGAGTATTGAGTTTGGTTCATGAGATAAACAAATCTTAAAATATCTTGTGTGGTTTATTGAGTTTTCTCGACAAAAAGTTTAACTTTTGGTTATTGAGATCATCCTAAAAAATCTCTAAGAAGGTTCTAGTTTAGCTTGAGATAAAAGCTATTTAGGATTAGGATAAGTATGTAAAAATATGAAGATTAACTTGTATAAAGGTTCCTGGACATAACTTTCAAAAGCTCAAAGTTTATAGTCAAACTCTCAAGAAGACCACTTAGGGACAAGGCTAGATCAACGTTCGGGCAAACCTGTATAAATATATGTTGCGATCTCTAACCCTATCCTTTAAATTTCTACTATTTAATTTCATTATTCATTTACACTACAACTAACTTAACCAAAATTACTAATACGGTCTTAATTAAGAAAAGTATAAAATTAATCACGAATTTTAAATCATACAATTCACACCCCATTTGTGCTCGAAGTCACTTGTCCAACATCTCTAAGTATCAAACAATATGGGATGAGCTCACGAGTCCAAGAAATTGAAACACCAAATTAATAAGAAAGTTATCTTCATAGATAGTGTTTAACCATTAGAAATCTTATAGGACATGTTATAACTTTCATAACTAACAATTACCTAAGAGTTAAGAATTGGAATCAAAAACTTGATCCAATTGAGATGGAAGTGTTTATGTCTTTTTGGAAAAATCTAGGAGGAAGATGATTTTAAAGATGGGGATGTTGAAGttaaaaatgaattatttaattgtttaaataggATTATAAATGATGTTGTTGACCGCAACAAAATTCTTAAACAAATGTCAAACATTCATTATGATAGAAGCATGTTTGGTTATGAAGCTGCAAATAACTCTATGAAGGATATGTTATCTTAGGAATGGTGTAATTTCTACGGAGATATGACTCTATAATTAAAGAGGTTTGTAATTCGTGTTCTAAGCTTAATTTGCAGCTCCACTAGTTGTGAACGAAATTGGAGTTTCTTTGAAATGGTAATTGAATTATCATTTGTTTGTTTAAAGActtgatttttatttctttaaaaatatttggttgaattattatTTACTTTGTAGGTTCTTACAAAGAGACGAAATAGGTTGCATAAAAAAAAGATGAATAACATGGTTTatgtcatgtacaatttgaagttgaaaatttaaaaagaaaaagcaaaagtgTTGTTCTTTCATTTGAAGATATCCATTCAGATGATGGATGGATAATCGAAGATCATAATGAAGAAAATATGTAAAATGAAATTAATGTTGAGCAAAATGATGTTATTGTTCCCAATGACGTAaaagttgatgttgttgttactaATAATCTGTAAAATGGTTGTGGTGGCAATGTTGAATTGGGTGGAATGAAACTTCAAGCAATATAATTTTGattaatgatgaagaaggtgtttCACACCcgacaaaatttttatttattttttaaatgatggCATTAGAAAAAGGAAAATTGATACAAAAGGATATGGGGACATAAACCAATACCCTATCAAGAGAAAATAAACCTAAATAATGGCATCCCTAGCTTATTCTTAACAAAATCAGCCGTTAAACAAGTAGGGATGGATGAAAAGTAAGTAGAATTCGTAATACTAAGCCCTATATTAGCTAGAGTGTCAGCACAACTGTTCTCTTCCTGATaaatatgagaaagaatatagttgtaatttggagatacAGATTGAATAATACtttttttagtaaattaaaaCATTGACTACAATAAGGAAGATATATGTATATGAGGGCCACTTTATGTAAAAACATGTTCTTGTAAactactataaaatatacttgtGCATTTTCATTTCCCTTGTGTATTATCTTAtttagcttcttttttttttaatgttttttcttctCTTATGTTATATTTGAGTGGTAGATTTAAAAGAAGAAAAGTTCTTTTATTAGTAACTttaagaaaaagtttttaaatgTTCAACACAACTTAAATTCCCCTCTCTGTTCTTGTATTTTTTTAAGTACCTTCTTCATGAAGCTTTTGGAAGGAAAAATCTAGAATAAAGTGGCATCTTGAGGGAGATCGGAATACGGCGTTCTTTCATCATATTTCCAAAATTCGCAATTCCTTCAAGCCTATTTCAATTCTTAGAAATGGGCCTGAAACTTTGTCGAATCTGGAACATATTGCTTCACACACGGTGGACTATTTTAAATCTCTGTTTTCTACTAACATTTGTTTGGTGCAAGACCTTTCTTTGGTGGAAGCAGTGATTCCTTGTCTGGTGAATGATGATATGAATTCTCTGCTCACTTTGCTCCCTTCCCTGGATGAAATTCAAGCTGCTGTTTTTTCTCTCAATAATGATAGTGCTCCCGGTCCTGACGGTTTCGGTGCCTCCTTTTTTCATACGTACTGGGAAATTATTAAAATAGAGGTCTCGGACGCGCTCATTCAATTCTTCCATACAGGGTGGCTTCCTCAATGCTTTAACTCTAATGTTTTGGTCCTTATTCCAAAGACGGACAGTGCAGACTCATTGGATAAGTTTCGGCCCATTGCATTATCCAACTTTAAATTCAAGATCATTTCCAAAATTATTGCTACTCGTCTTGCGGTGATCATGCCTCGTCTTATTTCTAGTGAGCAAAGTGGCTTCATTCAAGGGAGGAAGATTAAAGATTATATTGCGTTAGCTTCGGAAGCATACAACATGTTGGATTCTAAAGTTTGGTGCGTTAACGTAACTCTTAAAATTGATATAACAAAGGCTTTTGATACATTAAATTGGTGTTTTCTGCTCAAAGTTTTGAAACAATTTGGCTTCAATGAGAAATTTTGTCAGTGGATTCATATTATATTACCCTCAGCCTGGATTTCAATCTCTGTCAATGGTTCTCTCACAGGTTTCTTCAATTGTACGAGAGGGGTTCGGCAAGGAGATCCTCTTTCTCCTCTGCTTTTTTGTTTGGTCGAAGATGTTCTCAGCAGACACATTAGCAGCTAAGCAGTTTCTGGTTCGCTTACTTTGATCAAAGGTCCTAATTCGATTCACGTTCCTTCTCACATCTTCTATGCGGACGACGTTCTTATTTTTTGTAAAGGAAGTCTGGCCAATTTGCGTTGTCTGGTTGCTACCTTCGAATCTTATGCGAATATTTCAGGCCAATTCGTGAATTgtgggaagtcttttatttatggCGGTGCCATGTCTCAATCTCGGTTGAACCTCCTTTCCTCCTTGATTGGGTTCACAGCTGGGACCTCTGCGTTTATCTATCTCGGTGTTACAATTTTTAAAGGCAAGCCCTGTGCGAAATTTCTTCTGCCTATTGCTGACAAAATAATTCTTAAACTTGCTTCTTGGAAGGGATCTCTTTTATCTTTTGCGGGAAGAGTGGAACTTGTTAAATCTTTTATTCAGAGTATGCTAGTTCATTCTATGGGTTTTTATTCTTGGTCGGTTTCGTTATTAAGACGAATTGAGATAGCTGCCCAGAATTTTATTTGGAGCAGGGATATCTCGAAGAGTAAATCTATTACGGTGGCTTGGAAAAGTATCTGTAAGCCTTTCTCGGAAGGAGGTCTGGGAATTAGATCGCTGTTAGACCTAAATGCGGCGACAAATTTGAAGCTTTCTTGGGATTTTGTCTCTTCTGAGGATCCTTGGGCCGTCCTCCTTAAGAATCGGGTTATGAGGAAAAACAATTTCATAAAGTACCACATTCACTCTTCGATATGGTCGAGTATTAAAGCTGATCTTCCGACAATTTTTGATAATTCTTCGTGGCTGCTTGGTAATGGCGCTTCTATTCGGTTCTGGTATGACGCCTGGTGCGGGCAGCCGCTGTTTTTAGAGATGGGTGATACCGTCGTGCCCGAAGATCTTTATATGAGTTCTTTTATTTCCGGCTCCGGCTGGTCCTTTAATAATAGTGCTGCTGTTCCGATTTATGTCCAAGTCAGAATTTTAAACTGTCACATCCCTTTTGACTTACGGCCGGATAAGAGGATTTAGAATCACACGGTTTCAGGGGATCTAACTCTCAAAGATGCTTACGAGTTCAAGAGAAGTTCTGGATCTAGTGTTAATTGGTGGAGATGGATTTGGTCTAAATTCATCCCTCCATCAAAATCTTTCCTTGTTTGGAGAATCTTGCTAAATAAATTTTTTACTAACGAACAGCTTAAGCGGCGATCCTTTGCTTTCCCCTCTATATGCAGCTTCTGCAAGGTGGCTGAAGAGAGTTCTCAACACCTCTTCTTCGAATGTTCATATGCTTTAAAGATTTGGAATTGGCTTAGCGCAGCTTTTAACTTTAGGTTGCGGATTTCGTCTTTGGAGGACATTTGGAGTATTTGCAGTCGGCCATTGCATGCGCACTGTAAGGTTATTCTTAATGTGGctattgttcatttgtttaatgtTATTTGGCTAGCGCGCAATAGTGTGAGATTTAAGGATCGCAACATTTCTCCCGCCTCTTCGATTGTGCGTATTGTTTCGGTTTGTAGTTTAGCcggtaatatttttaaaattccttccttcatcaatattcatgagtttgaggttttgaagaagtttaaagTCAATATCCAGCCCCCTCCCGCTCCAAAGATTGTGGAAGTCATTTGGAAGCCGCCTCCGTGGGATTGGATTAAAATCAATTGTGATGGTGCCTCTCTTGGCAATCCGGGTCCCTCGGCTTGTGGAGGTATTGCTAGAGACTATGATGGTAGGTTCCTTGGAGCCTTTGCTAGTTTTATCGGTGATTCTAACTCTCTCATTGCCGAACTCACCGGAGCTATATTAGCTATTGAGTTCGCCCATGAGAGGGGTTGGAGAAAGATTTGGCTGGAATCGGATTCTTTAGTAGTGGTGCGTGCTTTCTCTCCTCCTTTCTGTGTTCCTTGGCAACTTCGCACAAGATGGATTAATTGTGTTAATATTACAGAAGGTATTTCTTTTTTGGTGTCTCATATTTTCCGCGAAGGAAACAGTTGTGTGGATTCACTAGCTAATATAGGTCTAAATATTACTGATTACACTAATTATAGTAACATTCCTAGTTTTTTGcgagcagattttgtaaagaataggcttGGTTTGCCTTTCTTTGGGTTCATCAATTCTTGAGAGGGTTTTGGTTTATGTCCCCCTCCTTTTGTATCAGTTTATTTTATGATATATaaccttattttaaaaaaaaataaaaccttcTTCATGTGTtaaattttttacatatttttctaATCCTTCATAAGTCAATTAGGCTTTGATATCCTAAATGAAATTCAGTGGAGTGAAATTTTGGACCCACAGAAAGACCATTCTTCATGCAAATGCTAAAGCAAGAGAAGAATAACATAAAGTTAGGCATTTTGATGACCTACTTGATCGTGTATAATGTTGTTGGGATCTCAACCACAAACGTTTTTACTACTGTTTTATAGAAAAGGTTGTTTTTTTTGTCGTGTCTAGTTGCTCAACCACGTGATTTTAAGCCTTATTGGAAACTAGTATAAACATCTAACTAGAAGTGTTTTATACATTTTGTTTTTAAGGGTTAAATGCATTTTTGATacataaaaattagttttaaaaggtgtattatatttttttttatcaaagttaGCATTTAGTTtctcaatttttaaaattgagattttgacctcctattttataatatttgaaattatttatgtGTGGAATAAGAAATTGATAATTTAGTGATAAAATATGATGTAGACTCCTTTTAATACAACAACGACAATCTTTTAtagatagaaaaaaaaaacatatacttACAAGGTTAATATTCTAACTAATGAGATCTCAAAGATAAACTATAAGAACGAATCGTATTTTAGTGTGGCGCATAATCGCATTTATATATGGAAGACGATTACAATCATTTCTGGTTAATACAACGTAGAATGTGAAAGACTGTTAAATTGACTCCAACAAATGAGGTGAGTGGGGTGTACGGCTCCCGTGCGTGGCTCCATAGCGAAAAGTTAATGTCGTGTCTAATATTTTAATGTTCTATATATAAGAGTTTTaggatttttatatttttatattttttataccaAATTTAAACTTGAGATTGTTACTCAACATGATATAAAACTCATATAATCTTGTTCAAACACTTTTGTTTGTTCAATGTCACTTAAGTGAGCATTTGATTTTTCTGTTGGAAGAGACAAAAGTGATTTGAGacatataaaattgattttagtaATATGTTATGTTATGGTGATGTTGAAGTTGATTTGtttttagaattaatattaatttgaaattaataCTTATAGCTTTTAAttgcaaaatgattttttttttaatttacattaaaatgtattcaaatataaatcttttcatatctaaccaaattttaactaaaatcaaattattcaaaatcaaactttgTCACGCATAACCATTAACCATACTAGACATTAAGGTTCTATTTAACAAGATATTATTTTGACCTTGCTTAtaaactaatataataataaaggatttttctaacctatgcaacattgcataggataagggtaattaatacattatttctttccatataaattattatattaattatttttcttttgaaaagtaattttttatattttctctcctACCCAATTAATGgatcaacataaataataataaatatgataatttatatttaaaaaattggtGTATTAATTGTCTCTTATTCTATGTAaggttgcataggttagaaaaacccaataataaaatatatgtttgataACTGTCATTTTATCATGAGCTTATAGTTTATTATAATAATGTGTAATTTATTTTTAGATGATATTTCAAATATCgttttagtttatagtttataatttatcatttttttctttgacttattattttaactaaaactcACTGCTactctttataatttattttaatttaaataaaacaactatatattaaatttcttttatatcattttaatttattagCTAATTGAAtcgttaattttatcaaacacttcaattagtttATTAGCTATAAATTATCATACATCagctataaattataaattatcaaTTGTTAGCTATTTGTCATAAGCAATAAACTATCAGCTAACTTATCCGTTAACAGATATTTTTTCTAAACAGAACTTAAATACATAAACTTATCCGACTAtctatttgcaaaaaaaaaaacatttataattagAACAAAATTCTATATGAATTTAGTCCAACACAATCGAAAACTTTGAAAAGAAagcattttaaaaatttaagtcTTTACCACAAAACCAATCCCTGCAAATTATTATTCCTATCTATATATtcactttttttttattcatttccaTTTTTTAGCTAGTTGAAGATTCTCCAATATTGCTCCTCAACATTTTGGTCCTCCTCTAATTTGTGGTTCTTGAGAATACAAATCATACAAATTCTTTCTACATCTCACCAAAGATTTTCATTCCAATTTGCTCTACCCCACACCTTACAAACACCCTCCAATTCTTCTTATATAAAGGACCAAACTTTGCTTCCTCATTTCAAAATCACCTCTTCTTTGAGTTTCATTACTTACACAAAATCTTCCACATTTTGAATAACCTTTTTCTCATCTAAACCATTACAAGTTTTTGTTAACTTTCAAAACCTTAAGAGTCTGTTTGGTGTTCAGGATATATAATTCGGTCGCAACCTCGAAGTAATTTGTTTGTAGTTCAAGAAATGGCATCAATGTCAGCATCTGGTTCATGGAGTGGTAAGGAGAACAAAGCATTTGAAAGGGCTTTGGCTGTTTTTGATAAGGACAGTCCTGATCGTTGGTCCAACGTTGCTAAAGCTGTTGGTGGAGGAAAAACTGCTGAAGATGTCAAGAGACACTATGAACTTCTTGTTAGGGATATTAGGCACATTGAATCAGGTCAAGTTCCATTCCCAAATTACAACAACAATGCTAGCTAAAGGTAATATACATACATTGTTTCATCTTTACAAAATCTAATTCAGACACGTAGGAGAAGACTAGTCTATACAGTTACGCACAGCTGATATCtgatttagaaaaataaaaaaatcacaaactctttatattatattaacattttttaatGCTTCATGTTTTCATTTGCAGGTTTAGAAACATGAAGCTCCAGTGAACAAATGATGTCAATAATGAAGAATTTATGATTCTAATTgttatgtaatttttatttttcaattttaattttaatttttagaatcaTTGGATTAGGTATAAGTATATGGTGTTTCATATATGTAGTGCCAGTGATGTAGCATTTTAGTGAAACTATTTGTCATAAGAATCATATATCCCATGATTCCATTGTCCCACTTTTTTGTCGTTGGAATATCAACGGTTCTGTTTTTGTTCCATTCCAATCCTTAATAAGATTATAATTTTGTGGTGTATATATTTGTCCCTTATTATATTGGTAATTATTTTACTATAAAGCTTATGTTACtaagttgatatatatatatatatatatatatatatatatatatatatatatatatatatatatatatatatatatatatatatatatatatatatatatatatatatatatatatatatatatatatatatattaataatcatttttattttataatactaattttaatatattatatgttatatattacatcaaactaaatttttaaaatatttttataatactaataaaaaaataatttataaattggtTATCCAAAAATCGATCCAACTTAAATAGTATAAAATTCGATTGAAATAGATTATTTTATTCAAGTTCGAACTCACATCTCTGTATTTGATATTCATGTATTATCAACTGAATTGATTTAATAAACGACCGAataaatttttttctcaaaatcgaTTTACTTTTTTTTCAAACATAGTTAAAATAAGGTTTTTATGACATctccaaaaagataaaaatatctctGAAATGTATTGTAAATCCTAACAAATATTTCACATGGATGAAGAGTTAGCAGCAATTGGAGACAAAAACAGCTCATAGCCACAAAAGTACCAAACGAGGATAGAAATGGTTTGGTATGGCCACCGGAAAGCAAAGCAATCAAATCACATACACACCATTATGATTTTGTTAGGTCGGTTTGTTAAACAACCCATGTATTTACCACGTGCCTTCATATTCTTGATAACTATTTTTGGTCTTTAAAATTGACTCTATTTTTGCCgactttctttcatttttgttttgaacTGTTTCATGTTTTGGTAGTGAAATTTTTAGCTCGATTGAGTACAAGAGATTATGACATTGATGGTGACATTCAAATTCATGTTCTTGTGAGATACATCTTTATCAAGTGTATTGATTTTCATTGATAAACTTTCACATGTTCAATATATAATCAAATCTTGTGTTATATATGTtcctttattttaaattttaatgtggTCATTTCtatttatagtatttataagaattACATTgcaattaattttgtaaagttaAGGATCATTAGAAAAAAATAATGGAGCGCGTTGGTAATACATTCTTATAAGGGTGAAATAAACatttgaaaatctgaaaataTTTTTCGGAGATATATCTTCGAACGCaccttaaattaatttttaaaatgttatagAAATGCCTATTTGAAAACCccatatttttgttaaaaaacggGGAATTTGGAGGTTAATATTCGAAACATGCCCTGGTAGCAGAATAAAAATTATTGAATCTAAATTGCTCCAAATCTTCTATAAATAaaatctacatatcatttcttcAACGTCACATACCACAAACAGAGATGAGGCAAACATATCCTCACCTTACTTTTGTCTACTTCAGTGGTAAGATGTCGTCACTTCAATTTAGGTTCTCCGAGGACACGCCTCTCACTGAGCTGAATACCATACTAAATTCTCTTCTGCAATATCCTCAAAATTAAAAGGTGGTCaagctcgagtatcgttcacccTCACTTGACACTGAAGGAAAGATAAAGTTCACTCAATTTGCATTGAGGACGGATGACGATTTAAAAGTTATGTGAAGTACTTTTCACCGATACTCTACTAAGAGTCTGATTGAAGTCGATGTGAAGCATCAAAGATCAGGAgaagatgttatcaaaatgttgcaaCGTCTTCACCTACCCGTTTATAATAATATGTAGTGTTAAATTTCTATTCCACTATCTGTAATTTCGGCTATCTATGTTAAGTTGTTTTGATTTTAAGGTTTTTGTTTCTGTCTGGTAATCAATGTTTATTTTAGATATGTGTGTCCGAAAGATACCATTTATTACCTTTGAATAAGCATCTCCGAATCTATTCGATAAAAAACTGAATTGTGGTGAGTTCAAATATATCTATCCAAATTAAAAGGATGTTGCGTATCTATCCAAATTAAAAGGATGTTACGGGAATTTCATCCAATATCCCTAAAAATCCATAAGAGTGAATTAAAAAACTCCCTAATTTTAAAgagagaaaaaatctattaaaacCTTTAAAAGTTGAGAACCTTTAAAACCTATTAACAAATATAAAATTCCCTATTGGGTTTTGAAAAACCTTATAAACTTATCTATTAAAACCTTTAAAACCTCTAAAAAATAATAAGACTCAATATTTATATAAAAGCATAAATTTTATAGATAATTTGtttggaaaattttgaaaaaaaaagttataatattatccataagttattttttaatttatttttataaattcttcaaaatagttaagcattttattttaatatttgattcaatatTTATAGAGtctgattataaaaaatattatattttaattatagtttaaaatattaatatattataaaaaaaatgaagaaaaaattaatgtagattaatatatttaaataattaaaaagtcaataaatttataatttaattttaataaaaatattgctTTTTATTTAAGTCAGTCTTCCATAATCTAAAAAATATGATTTACAGCCTAACTTTTCTACAAGTTTAGATGTAGTAACTGAATTTTCCTCATTTTTGAGAAGATTATCTCTTACCTAGAATAGACAATTCATGAATAGAGTTTTTATTTTCAGAcacaaaaaacagcttttcttCATTTACTTAAATCCTAATgcaaaaatagtaacaaaatatGTGTTGGTTATTACCACATGACTCAATTAAACCTAGCAGTTCAtatcaaaattaataaatttactcTTTTAAAACTGTCTGAAGAGCCAAAGAACTTTCAACTTCTTTAGCAGCATTAGCTTCAGCAACTACCTTAGACAAACCAAACATCTGAAATTGATCCAAAACCGTGATATATCAGTAAACGATAAAGCATGTAGAGCAGATAACATGTAACGCAATATCTTAGGTAGAGTACAAACCTTTTTAATTGTTTTCTGAAAGCAGGTTTTGTGTTCGTCCATAGAAGCATGAATGAACTCGTCAATGTGATCCTTTATATCGTCCAAGAATGCGGCTTCTTCGTGCTTTTTCTTTCGACATGAAGTTGCAACTGCAGTTGACGAAGGCTGCTTTTCAACTTGGCTTTTTTGAGTGTCCATGCTCTCTGAGATTCCAATAATAGCTGTAACAAGTTATAGCCTTAAGTCTCAATTATCATCAAACAATTTAGTTAAACATTACTATCAATGATTGTTACGCGATCACTCTCAACCGAAATATCAAAGTCTTGTAACAATTTAGTAATCAGTGAAAGTGCATACATAATAcccaaaagtttaaaaaaaagaaCAGTATCGGTAAACAATTTAGAACAAACGACAAACACAAGGCATGCCCCGGAAGACAAGAAAATAGACAGATAACACCAGACCTCTGATGAGCTGAACTGCAAAATTTGCTTATTAAATCAAATATCGGTATTTCCAAAAACACATACGAATTTTTCATACCATCTCTTGAGAAATATTGAAATCTATATATTAGTACTATACCAAACCTTAATTTCCAAAAACAACTcacattaattaaataattaaaagacaaCAAAATCTGAAATTTTCATGGTTAAAATCCTTATATAAGCTTTAAAAAAACGAAATTTGAGTTGTATGGCTCAACCATAGGTAAACAATAGCTGCAGGAAGTCTAGAAGACATGCCAACTAAGGAAAGAATAGGTTTGTATTTGGAGGAAAGTGATAATAACTAAGAACAAATTTGAATATAGAGATTTTATAATTAAAACACTTAGCTTTATGAAGAAACAGGCTAAGCATGATTTCACAGTTGTATAGCTCAACATATGGTAAAGAAGAAAAAACTGCCACTAAAACAAGAACGCTGTATTATTAACCAGGGAACAGGTCCAAGTTAGGAGGAAAACTGTTATTGGCTAAGAACAAAATTCAATCTACAATTTCTATGACAAAGCCTTGTGCATTAGCTTTCCAAAACAAAAAAATGGTGCATCATTTTGAATAGCACTGCCAAAGTTATGCACAGATTATTCTCTGCTTCCAGAATGTAAACAACATGTTCAAGTTAACCAATGTTGTCAATTGGAGATCTCAAAAAATAGATATTTGTTCAAATTCCGACGTTAAGGTGCAATAGCATGGCTCTACTTCTATAGCAGCTATTGGTTAAAATTCTGCTATGTTATTGCACTGGTATAGCCCCTATTTGACCACAATTTATACTAATTTGCATATCACAAAACAATAGTGGTTTGTTTAAATTCCAACTCGTAGAGTTATAGCCGCTTTTTGACAACCCAGTATGCCTTAAACCATTATATGTTTGTTTTCTcaaaagtaaaattgatttgCTTCTATAATTGATTATTGCTGAAGCTAGGATTTGTAGCTTTTGAATTCAAGCTTAATTATTGCATTGAAATTTGTTGTTCAACTAACTTTTACATAAATATATCCAAGCATAAATTACTTTACATTCTACTCATTTTTAACCAAAATCACTTCTACAAAATCAATTCAGTCATAATCAATTCTCATCACCGCAGAACCAAACACACACTTAATTCTCAATTTCAAAATTTGCAAGTCTAGTACCAAACCATTTGAAATTTAAAGAACTTCATGAACATGAAATCAAAAGCAACAAAAAAACCACCAATCCCACATCAATCCAAAGAAAACCCTAAGTTAACCCTAATATTTCTAAACTAGacctgaaaaaaaattgaaaacatgtATCCTTCCCAGGAGCGGCCATCGCGGCCGCAAATCGTCCTGGAATGAAACCCCAGGACGCTCTACAGGAGAAGGGAAGTAAAATTGGATAAAGAATGTAAACCTGGACGGACTTTTTCGCTGTATGTGGCGGCCGACGAAGAACTCCGGGTGATTTTCCGGTGAGTTGAGGTTTTCAGTGCAAAGCGGCGATGAATTGATGAGCCTCAAAGTGGGTTGGGCTTT
Encoded proteins:
- the LOC131593244 gene encoding protein RADIALIS-like 3 is translated as MASMSASGSWSGKENKAFERALAVFDKDSPDRWSNVAKAVGGGKTAEDVKRHYELLVRDIRHIESGQVPFPNYNNNAS
- the LOC131593243 gene encoding uncharacterized protein LOC131593243 codes for the protein MDTQKSQVEKQPSSTAVATSCRKKKHEEAAFLDDIKDHIDEFIHASMDEHKTCFQKTIKKMFGLSKVVAEANAAKEVESSLALQTVLKE